The sequence below is a genomic window from Synechococcus sp. PCC 7335.
ACACTTTCTCGGACTTTCTCTTTGAATATCTTGTCTCGCCAACCATTCGCCGACTTTAGCCAGCTAGGTCTTGTATCTTGTAACAAGAACAACCTTTGAAGAAGACTCTTTGAGAGAGTACTTTCTCTAGCATCAAAGTAATGTAGTTCTTTTTGAAAGGGAGGAAAATATAGATCGGGATGCTTCTTTAAATTCTCATACAACCATGTTGAGCCTGATCTTTGCGTTCCTATACCTAGAAAATTTGGTAACATTATAAATTTTTCCTGAGAGGGTGACACAACAGACCAACCGCTGACGTAGCGTGTAGTTGGTCGTATGAAGAGAAGAAAAGATAGGCTGGTTTTGCGAACACACCCTATCGACTTCATGATATCTCAAGACTATCAAGTGCCCCTCAAGACTCATCTGAGCGCTCGTGCCTATTTGTTGCTATCGCTACTGGTCACCGTCGTTCAAACCTGCCGAGATATGCGATTGGAGAGCCTTGCCGAAGCGCTACCATTGCCTATCTTATTCGAGTCACGGCGAAAAAAGTCCAACGGTTCCTCACACTCGGTGCCTTCAGTCTGAACCATCTATGGCAAGGCGTGCTATCGGTGTTTCTCGCTGAACAGGTAGGCAGCCAGGAGACCACAGTTTATGTTGCCATCGACCGGACGACCTGGCGCGAGGTGAACCTGCTGATGGTGAGCGTCATCTGGAAAGGGCGAGCCATTCCCCCTGATTGGCTGACAAAAGTTTAGTCAGGGAGAAACTTGACAGTGGTCACCATGAAATTAAGGCGACCGGCCTTTCTATTGTGTTCTTTCCTAGAAGCCATGGCGGGTTCAAGGTCAATGTGAGAGGTCAAACAAACCTGTTTAATCAACTTCCAACCGTTGAGCAGAGCCGCCTTAGCTCACTCCAATCCGATGCGGAAATAGCTGTTGCCCCTAGCCCAATGGGTATCAATCCACCGTCTACGACCTGATTGCACCACGTCTACCCCTTGAGCAGTAACGTAGAGGGTGGCCACTGCGAGTACGAACCATAGCCGAGAGAGGTCAATGACGCAGCGAATCTCAGAGCGTTGTAGATTCCAGCCACTGGACTGGTCGTCTAAAAATCCTTCTTCAATATCAAAGCGCAGTCCATATTCTACAAAGGTTTGCGGGCTAGTTGGCTGGTCACTGACCACCGCCCAAAACTCACCATTGATGTTGTTGCGCCCGATGATGACATGCACTGGGCCGTATTTTTCCTGACGATGCAATCTGATGTGGTGAAAACCAAGTGCTTTGCCCCGCTCTAAGTGGAATGATTTGGGTTGACACCAACCGGAACCCGGTCGCCAAAGCCAGGTGTCACTTTTGATGCGGATTCGGTAATGCCAGCCGAGTTGTTGCATAAGCTTCATTGCACGGGTATGTACAAAGCCGCGGTCAGCCAACAGAATTACGGTTGCTTTTGAAGGCAGGTATTGAGCGGACTGCTTGAGTAGTTCTTCATATGCTTCAAACGCAACAGAGGCACTGTTGTGTTCTAGAACTCGCCAAGCCAGAGGAATAGAGCGGCCTCTATACACCACGGCTAGCCGGATTAAGCAGTACTGCTTCCAAAACAATGATGTATCTAAACAAAGATAAAGACTTTCCGCTTCCCAAGTCGATAAGGCTGCTTGAATCAGCGGTTTATACAATCGGTGAATGTTGATGCGGCTATTGCCCAGCCAGCGCCGCACCCGTCTTTGTTTACTTTGGGCATAGAAACCGCGACAGGGCAAATAGGTTGCCCATTTACTCAGGCTAACGCTGCCGGTTTGGATTAGGGCAAACACCATCCAACAGCAGGTTGTCAGATGGCCTAGATGGACCCAAGGGCAGTCTTGACCCAACCAGTCTTTCAAGGCATCGTAAGGGCGGGAGTTTTTTTCACAGCGTTCCTTTGGTTTTGAGTTGCATCTAAATCTTAGAACGCTGGCTCCCCCTCGCAACCTTTGCGGCTCTAAAGTCCCTGTATAACAAGCGATTCAACCTGGCTATTGCATCTTTTGTCAGCCAATCAGGCCATTCCCCTCTCCTGGCGGTTGATGGAGAATTTAGGAAACTCTGACTACGTGGAACAAACACAGCTGCTGACCAAAGCGCTGCCGATGCTCTCGGCGAATAAAATTGTCGTGCTGGGTGACCGTGAGTTTTGCTCGGTTGACCTGGCCAGATGGCTGGGTGAAAAAGGTCATTACTTCTGTTTACGGCAAAAGCAATCCACTTGGATGAAGGCAGGCGAGACAGACTGGCAAAAACTTACGACTCTAGGGCTGCGACCGGGTACGCAAGGCTTTTACAACGCTCTCACCTTGACCAAAAGTAAGGGCTTCGGTGCGGCTCATCTCGTTGGCAAGTGGAAACGGCGCTATCAAAGTTTCGCGCCCGCAGAACCCTGGTTTATCCTGACCAGTCTCGATACACTCGATGTGGCTATTTGGGCCTACCAGAAGCGCTTCGATATTGAAGAAATGTTCCGCGATTTTAAGCTCGGCGGCTACTCGCTAGAGCGTTGTCGCGCACAGGATAAGCGGTTTCTGTCAATTGTTCTACTCGTTGCCATTGCCTACACCTGCGCCACTAGCCAAGGTCAAACCCTCAAGCAAAAGGCGCTACAAAAGTACATCGCAAGACCTGAGCGCTACGACCAACCCAACAAAAGACACAGTGCTTTTTACATCGGGCTAGCGGCTCATCGATGGGTTCCTTTTTGGCCTCGTTGCCAGCAACAAGTCTTCGAGTTGTTAGTGCTCGACCGCAATAAACTGCCCTATCATTTAAAGGATCTTAAGGCTATGGACGCTGTCCTCTCTGCTTTCTAGACGTTGTGTCGCCCTTTCAGAAATTTTTCTAAAATATTGAACATCATAAACAACATTCGAATATTAACACCTTTTCACTAACTTAGTGGTGCGAAATCCGACCGGAATAGGCTTCAGTTATAGTTTCTAAACCCAAGATAAAGAGAGAGTTGTGAACTAGAGAAGTGTGTGATACGTAATGAATGGTGTCGAAGGCAGCAGCTTACAAGGTATCAGCCGCATCGGGAAACGAGCCTACGGCACGGTTGTCGATATCGTTCGCACCGTAAGTTACAAAGCCCAACTCGTACACGACGAAGCAGTTCAGGATGTGGAGTGCAGCCAAATCACAGTTGATGAAATGTGGTTATTTGTGAAAAAAGCGCACCGGCTGCGCTCCCGAAGGCTCGACTGCTGGTTAGGGGTGAGTCCTGCCGATGAGAGTAGATTAATTCTCAGTCTTCGGGTCGGGAAACACACGGATGAGTTTCTGACAGAATTGGTGGCGAGCACAGAAGGTAAAACAGATTGTAAGTTTGGTGTACAGATGATTAGGGTGGCTATGAGAGGGGCTTAGCGCCTGAGGTAGGCCATCTTATCAGCAAGAAAATACCCAACGTTTAGAACGGACCAACGGCATTATTCGACAACAAACCGGACGTTGGCATAGACAACAGAACAAACTCGGAAAGCGATAGGAACAGACCGAGACCACCGCCCGCTTAATCGTCAGCTATTTCAATTGGATACGGCAACATAGCCGAATAAGAAACAGTGCCGCTCAACGGGCTGGAAGCTACACAGCCTTTGGACTTGGCATGACGTTGCTACCTATCCCACGTTTTATTCAGACACAATCAAAGAGAGCTAGAATTCCGAAGCATGAAGACTAGAGTTTTCCAGTTAGACATATAGAAAACGCTCCGTCGTGTAGTTATATATGGTCGCAGGACCATTTTATTTTGACAAAGTGAACTAGAGGAAGCTGTCAGAACTAAGTATACAAAATGGGGCGAAACCTTCTGCTAGCTTGGGAAGTAAGTTCCCGCTCGACTTCCGTTCGCCGCTCATGATTTGGCCCCCAACTGTCAGTCGTTCCATGCTGTACCGCTACGAAGACTTCGTCTGTTTTGGCAAGTTTAGAAAGCGATCTATGAAAGGTATTGGGAATTGAAAACCCTATTCCAGGCTGCTTAAACAGAGATAGAGCTAAGAGCAATCTCATTGATAGCGATTCGACGTAATCTGGCTACCCAGAGCTGACAATTTCGTCGAGGCTGTTCTTTAGGCTGTCGGCGTGTGATTGTTGAAATTTATATAAAATGGTGTATCAACTTTTCTATTCTTCAATGGATATCTTTCGCTAACAACTTCCCCTAAAAACCTTTAGAATAGGACATCTTTTGTAGCCAGTTTTTCTCTCCTTGGAGGCGCTCTGCGTTAGGCTTTTCTCATATCCTTATGTATATAGCAGATTCGGCAGATATACGGCCCTGTGCTGCCTGTTGCCCTTTAGCTACTTCCTTTCTCCCTAAACCCCTCTACATGCTCCCCACCATCCAAAAGCTTGCCCACAAACTTACCCCTCGTCTTGTCGAGATTCGCCGTCATATTCATGCTCACCCCGAGCTTAGTGGCCAAGAATACAAAACGGCCGCCTACGTCTCTGGCGTCCTCTCCTCCTACGGCTATCATGTCCAGGAAATGGTAGGAAAAACGGGCGTAGTTGCTGAGTTAAAGGGTAAAACCGCTCCAGATGACAATGTTCTTGCCATTCGCGCTGATATGGACGCACTGCCTATCCTGGAAAAGGCAGATATTTCCTTTATTTCCAAAAGTCCCGGCATCATGCACGCTTGCGGACACGATGTTCACACTACCGTTGGCCTCGGAACGGCTATGCTGCTCTCTGAGCTGACCGATGCTGGCGATCGCCCGTTCCTTAGCACCACCCGCTTCCTATTTCAACCCGCTGAAGAAACTGCTCAGGGCGCAAAATGGATGATCGCAGATGGAGTGATGAAAGATGTTGCTGCTATTCTGGGTCTCCATACTTTTCCTAGTATTCCCGCAGGCAATATTGGGCTTCGCCAGGGCGCGCTCACTGCCGCCGCTGACGATCTTGAAATTATCATCAAGGGTGAATCTGGTCACGGTGCCCGTCCCCATGAGGCCGTTGATGCTATCTGGATTGCAGCCCAGGTTATCACTCAGCTTCAGCAGTCGATTAGCCGCACTATCAATCCACTTCATCCTGCCGTCATTACTATCGGCCAAATTTCCGGCGGTCGCGCTCCTAATGTCATTGCCGACCAGGTACGATTGACTGGAACCGTGCGATCGCTTCACGCTGATACTCATGCCTTACTCCCTGGCTGGATTACTAACATCGCTAAAGCGATCTGTTCTCTTCACGGCGCTACCTGCACTGTAAAATATACCCGCGGTTGCACCTCCGTGCTTAATGACATAGACCTCACGAATCTAATTGCGGCCTGTGCGACTGAAGCACTCGGGGGTGATCGCATTCAGTGGATACCGGATGCCTCTATGGGCGCAGAAGATTTTGCTAATTTTACTGATATGGTGCCGGGTACTATGTTTCGTCTTGGTGTTGGCTTCCCAGATCGGGACATCAACCATCCGCTTCATCACTCCCAATTTGAGGTTGATGAGAGCGCTTTGACTGCTGGTGTGATGACGATGGCCTATAGTGCTTATCGATATTGGAAAAGCAAAGAAAAGGAATAGACGGACTTATGTACGCACTATATCGTACGATCTAGGCGGCTTAGTAGGATGATCGCACTGCGAGCCGCTACTGGAATTTTGTCACTTTTCTTGTAGGTTTTCCTGCGTTTCACAAAGCCTTCTGATTTAGTATCAATTAGCAGCCTCCATTTGCGGCTGGCCCAATCGGCATTTTCTGGATCGCGCAGCCTTTCTGGAATGGAAAATTCTAGTGTTTCATAGTGGGCATTAAACATTAGCAAAAAGCTATCGTCTATCACCTGCTCACCGCGATGATCGGGCGTGGCAATCTCCTCACCATTCAAGAAGACAGTAAGGGTTCTAACATATCCCGCGGTCCATTCGTCGCTCATGGCAATGCCATCTACATTGAACCAACCAATATCACGAATACCAGAGCCATGAATCTGTCGACCATAGAACCATTCCCGGCGACGGAAGATAGGGTGATCTTTTACAAGCTTGATGAGCTTTTGGGTATAGCGTAAAAGCTCTTTTTCGTCTTTCTCTAGCTCCCAGTTTAGCCAAGAGAGTTCGTTATCGTGACAGTAGGTGTTGTTATTGCCACGCTGCGATCGCCCCATCTCATCCCCAGCTAGCAGCATGGGTACGCCTTGAGAGAGCATTAGCGTCGCCAAAAAGTTTCGCTGTTGCTGTAATCGTAGACTTTGAATTTCAGGCTCATTTGTTGTTCCTTCGGCGCCGCAGTTCCAAGAACGGTTGTGATCTTCTCCGTCACGATTGTCCTCACCGTTCGCTTCGTTGTGCTTTTCGTTGTAGCTCACCAGATCACGTAGCGTGAAGCCATCATGCGCTGTAATAAAGTTGATACTGGCATGAGGCCGACGCCCTGTATGCTCGTAGAGATCAGAGCTACCCGTTAGCCGCGCGGCAAATTCGCCTAATGCGCTATCTTCGCCCCGCCAGAAGTCGCGTACGGTATCGCGATACTTACCGTTCCACTCTGACCACAGTAGCGGAAACTTACCTACCTGATAGCCTCCATCACCCACATCCCACGGCTCAGCGATTAGCTTCACCCTAGAGAGCACTGGGTCTTGGTGAATGATGTCAAAAAAGGTTGCTAGCGTTCCTACCTCAAACAGCTCGCGTGCCAATGCAGAGGCTAAATCAAACCGAAAGCCGTCAACATGCATCTCTTGCACCCAATAGCGCAGACTGTCCATAATCAGCTTCAAAACCTGGGGATGGCTCATTCTCAAGGAATTACCACAGCCCGTGAAATCCATGTAGTAGCGCTCATTGCCTTCTACTAGGCGGTAGTAGGCAGCATTGTCAATTCCTCGAAAGCTCAGGGTAGGTCCCATGTGGTTGCCTTCACCTGTGTGGTTATAGACCACATCTAGGATCACTTCAATCCCAGCCGCATGTAGGGAACGCACCATCGCTTTGAATTCGTTTACCTGTTCTCCGCCCATGCCAGAGGCACTGTAGTTGGGATGTGGGGCAAAGTAGTTTAACGAGTCATATCCCCAGTAGTTGCTAAGTCCTTTACTAACGAGATAGCCAGGGGTAGCGTGAAAATGATGGATAGGCATCAATTCTACCGCGGTGATGCCGATAGATTTGAGATGCTTGATCGCTGCAGGATGACCTAACCCTGCATAAGTTCCTCTAAGCGCTTTGGGGACTTTGGGATGCCGTTGAGTAAATCCCTTTACATGCACTTCGTAGATGATGGTTTGGTTCCAGGGCGTCTTCGGATGGGTATCTCCTTCCCAGTCAAAACTAGTATCAACCACGACACATTTGGGTACGGCTTCGGCACTATCTATTGAATTGCAGCTAAGATCCTCATCACTATCGCCCCACTCATAGCCAAAGATAGATTGTCCTGGTGTGACATTGCCATCGATTGCTAGCGCATAAGGATCAATTAGCAGCTTGTTGGGATTAAACCGATGACCATGTTCGGGATCAAAAGGACCGTGAACCCTGTAACCATAACGCTGACCAGGCCTAATCCCTGGAAAGTATCCGTGCCAGACAAAGTTGTAGACCTCAGCAAGTTTGTAACGACTTTCCTCTCCTTTTTCATCAAAAAAGCACAGTTCTACTGCGGTGGCGTTCTCGGAAAAAAGGGCAAAGTTTGTACCGCTGCCATCCCAGGTAGCTCCCAAATGATTCGCTGTACCCGGTAATTGCAACTGTTGAGTAGTCATATCGTTTGAAAGAGAACACTGATGATTTACTAAGAAAATTTAGTCTAGAAAAATATCGCGATACCTAGAAGTATCCAGGGATTGCAAGTGATCTTGGCTGTTGCTATCTGCAGCTTTTAGCCGATGAGCGGGTCTTAGCAACGTGATCGAATAGCAAAGTGACCTAAGCGATAAATAGGGATGCAGATCTTTATAGCACTGCTAAATCAAAACCGCTACACCAGTAAGACAGCTCCATTAAGAGCAGCATCTTTTAGTCTTTTCAGGATCTATCTTTGTACCTAAATATTTTGTTCCTTGATATCTAGATCTGCTGTAGGCGTCACGTCTTGTTAATGGCTAGGCAACTGTTTCAAACCCAAAAACAGGCAGTGTAATTTCCAGGCCATCTGGCAAAGTTACACTCACTTTAAACTGTTCTTGCTGACTTCCTTGTACCTGTGTGTAGAGATAAGCCTCGCTTGAAGATTGAGCGAGCACTTCTCGAACAAGTACGTCTGTGCGATCGCTTACTTGTAGTTGAATGCCCATTGGCAGCGTCTCGCCTATCTGAGGCCCTAGCAGCAAGAACAGCATCCATTCTAGCTCATCTGCTGTCTCTACTGGCCATACCCAGGCATATAGTTGACAAATGCATGCGCCCACCGATATTGGACCACAAACACCTCTGGCCGCTTCTGGCAAGCGAATACCTTGAGTAGCGAGTGTCTGTAAAACGGTATCGACAGACTCTCTAACAGGTCTCATTGCAGCAGATAAAGGAGGCAGAAGTGTCCACTGAAGCAGTTCTGTTGCGGCATCTAGCTGACCTTGTAGCCAAGCGCCCGTGTTGATCAGATTGTCAGTGATTATGGCCCCTGGTCGCCTAAGCGTTTCACCAATCGGGTTTACTTGTTCTGCTACTCTAATCGCTTCTTCAGCTGTTACTTCAACAGGTTCTAAGCAGCTTAGATACAACAGAATTTGTTCGGGTTCTACATCGAAGTATGAGATAGGAACTACCAACGGTTCTGCACTGATATGGGCCTGCTGCAGCCTCTGGATATCAATTCTTTGCAAAAGCTGCTCGCGCCTCAAGCCAGCTAATATACAGACCTGATTGATTTCTTCTTGGACTTCAACCATTACGTATAGGTGAGCGATCGCATCTATCACAGTATCTGCTCTAGCTGTATCTGCTTCGGCTAAGAAGATCTCAACTTGATCATCGCTAAGGCTACCCATAGCCAGTATGCAGAGTCGGTAGCTACCGACAACTAGGTCTGCTGAGAGGTCAACTTCTGGTTCCGTAGATGTTGTATTAATTGGAGGGTGGGTAATGGCTAGAGAGGTCGCTCCTTCTTTTAACCACTGCTCAAACCCTGCGATCGCCAGTGCTTTTAATGTTGCATCCCATTCTGTTCTAGGTTGTGTACTTTGCCCAGTTACGGTTTGTGCGAGTTGATTAGCTAAGGCAATTGAAGTATCTAAAAGTTCTACGGTATTAGTGTTTAAAGGCATCATGTCATCAAAACAATCGCCCGAATTAAGGAATGCATCTGTCATATCTATTAAGGGCCTTTTTGGAGAAGAGCCTTGGCAAACGTTTAACGATCAGTGAAAATAATGGAAACAGAACAATACTAGAAAATGGATGATAGTAATGTGAGAAAGCTAGTAGCCAGCAAAACTTTCAGCTCTCACTTACGGTGAAGCTTCTATCGTGGAGAAAATAGTCGGCAGCCTAGCACATAGCTGCCGAGCGAACGTGCTTTTTATCGCTCTGTTTTTTGAGATTTGAGCTTCAGCGGCAGCCTCGGTCATGACCGAGGATGTTTCTTCTGACAAAATCGTCTCTAGCTGTTCGGTGATGGTAGATAGTCTTTCTGGAGCGATGAACTGAAGAGCTTCTGCTTTGATTTGTTGCTTAAGCCGATTGAACCAGTGGGCACAGACTTCTGTTCTAAATCGCTTAAGCTTCAGCAGCCGAGTCACTTGTACTTGAGATGAGAGGCCGATTTTCTGGGCGATCACTCCCATAGAAAGTCCTTCACAGTGGAACAAATTTAGTGCTGATAGAAATAGTCGCCCTTTAGATCGCTGACGTTTTTCGTAGCCTGAGGCATAGCTTTTTGCTACCGCTGTAATCGCCTCGTCTAAACTCTCAAGAAAATGGCTACGATAGCGCTGCACAAACTCATCTTGTACTGTTTTTGATTCGGCTTCTCCTTCTGTCTGTGACGCAGAAGCTGGCTGTAGATAGGGCTGATTATCAATCGTTGCATCCAGCGATTGGGTTATTGGCATTCCCCGGCGCATGGCAATTCGGTGTTCTCTGAGCTGCTCGGCCAGTTCGCACAGTTGCTGCAAGACTAAGGCAGGCGGACTGTTAGGCCGTATCTCTAGCAGCTGTGCGTCAGTAGGCTCTAGGCAGCGGCTGGCTCGCCCGGACTGCTGGCGTTGAATGATGCGATCGCGGCGATACACCTGATGGTAGGCCGTCAGTAGGGCTACCTTTTGCTTGAGGGCCGCTGGACTGAGCCCCGGGAGTGCCCTAGATAGGCGGCCCACAGAGGTATCATTTAGCAAGGCCCAATCGCTGATTCGATACAGTCCTCTGTCTAGGCAAAACCGATTAATTTCAGGATGCGCC
It includes:
- a CDS encoding transposase, translating into MKDWLGQDCPWVHLGHLTTCCWMVFALIQTGSVSLSKWATYLPCRGFYAQSKQRRVRRWLGNSRINIHRLYKPLIQAALSTWEAESLYLCLDTSLFWKQYCLIRLAVVYRGRSIPLAWRVLEHNSASVAFEAYEELLKQSAQYLPSKATVILLADRGFVHTRAMKLMQQLGWHYRIRIKSDTWLWRPGSGWCQPKSFHLERGKALGFHHIRLHRQEKYGPVHVIIGRNNINGEFWAVVSDQPTSPQTFVEYGLRFDIEEGFLDDQSSGWNLQRSEIRCVIDLSRLWFVLAVATLYVTAQGVDVVQSGRRRWIDTHWARGNSYFRIGLE
- a CDS encoding M20 family metallopeptidase is translated as MLPTIQKLAHKLTPRLVEIRRHIHAHPELSGQEYKTAAYVSGVLSSYGYHVQEMVGKTGVVAELKGKTAPDDNVLAIRADMDALPILEKADISFISKSPGIMHACGHDVHTTVGLGTAMLLSELTDAGDRPFLSTTRFLFQPAEETAQGAKWMIADGVMKDVAAILGLHTFPSIPAGNIGLRQGALTAAADDLEIIIKGESGHGARPHEAVDAIWIAAQVITQLQQSISRTINPLHPAVITIGQISGGRAPNVIADQVRLTGTVRSLHADTHALLPGWITNIAKAICSLHGATCTVKYTRGCTSVLNDIDLTNLIAACATEALGGDRIQWIPDASMGAEDFANFTDMVPGTMFRLGVGFPDRDINHPLHHSQFEVDESALTAGVMTMAYSAYRYWKSKEKE
- the glgX gene encoding glycogen debranching protein GlgX yields the protein MTTQQLQLPGTANHLGATWDGSGTNFALFSENATAVELCFFDEKGEESRYKLAEVYNFVWHGYFPGIRPGQRYGYRVHGPFDPEHGHRFNPNKLLIDPYALAIDGNVTPGQSIFGYEWGDSDEDLSCNSIDSAEAVPKCVVVDTSFDWEGDTHPKTPWNQTIIYEVHVKGFTQRHPKVPKALRGTYAGLGHPAAIKHLKSIGITAVELMPIHHFHATPGYLVSKGLSNYWGYDSLNYFAPHPNYSASGMGGEQVNEFKAMVRSLHAAGIEVILDVVYNHTGEGNHMGPTLSFRGIDNAAYYRLVEGNERYYMDFTGCGNSLRMSHPQVLKLIMDSLRYWVQEMHVDGFRFDLASALARELFEVGTLATFFDIIHQDPVLSRVKLIAEPWDVGDGGYQVGKFPLLWSEWNGKYRDTVRDFWRGEDSALGEFAARLTGSSDLYEHTGRRPHASINFITAHDGFTLRDLVSYNEKHNEANGEDNRDGEDHNRSWNCGAEGTTNEPEIQSLRLQQQRNFLATLMLSQGVPMLLAGDEMGRSQRGNNNTYCHDNELSWLNWELEKDEKELLRYTQKLIKLVKDHPIFRRREWFYGRQIHGSGIRDIGWFNVDGIAMSDEWTAGYVRTLTVFLNGEEIATPDHRGEQVIDDSFLLMFNAHYETLEFSIPERLRDPENADWASRKWRLLIDTKSEGFVKRRKTYKKSDKIPVAARSAIILLSRLDRTI
- a CDS encoding DUF1822 family protein; this encodes MTDAFLNSGDCFDDMMPLNTNTVELLDTSIALANQLAQTVTGQSTQPRTEWDATLKALAIAGFEQWLKEGATSLAITHPPINTTSTEPEVDLSADLVVGSYRLCILAMGSLSDDQVEIFLAEADTARADTVIDAIAHLYVMVEVQEEINQVCILAGLRREQLLQRIDIQRLQQAHISAEPLVVPISYFDVEPEQILLYLSCLEPVEVTAEEAIRVAEQVNPIGETLRRPGAIITDNLINTGAWLQGQLDAATELLQWTLLPPLSAAMRPVRESVDTVLQTLATQGIRLPEAARGVCGPISVGACICQLYAWVWPVETADELEWMLFLLLGPQIGETLPMGIQLQVSDRTDVLVREVLAQSSSEAYLYTQVQGSQQEQFKVSVTLPDGLEITLPVFGFETVA
- a CDS encoding IS4 family transposase, which codes for MSANQAIPLSWRLMENLGNSDYVEQTQLLTKALPMLSANKIVVLGDREFCSVDLARWLGEKGHYFCLRQKQSTWMKAGETDWQKLTTLGLRPGTQGFYNALTLTKSKGFGAAHLVGKWKRRYQSFAPAEPWFILTSLDTLDVAIWAYQKRFDIEEMFRDFKLGGYSLERCRAQDKRFLSIVLLVAIAYTCATSQGQTLKQKALQKYIARPERYDQPNKRHSAFYIGLAAHRWVPFWPRCQQQVFELLVLDRNKLPYHLKDLKAMDAVLSAF